One stretch of Schlesneria sp. DSM 10557 DNA includes these proteins:
- a CDS encoding DsbA family oxidoreductase — translation MTLTVDVISDVICPWCSIGKRRLEKAIAEYGKPVQVRWHPYQLNPQMPREGIRRQEYRQKKFGSLQRSQELDAQVIAAGREVGIVFDFDSIETTPNTQDAHRLIWLAEQEGIQDAVVEGLFRAYFTQGRNISVQAVILDVVAEAGLDRIKAEGVLKGQQGLDVILQAGEQARRLHVNGVPCFIISKRVMVSGAQSPEAFLDAFQQAGADD, via the coding sequence ATGACTCTCACAGTAGACGTGATTTCTGATGTGATCTGCCCCTGGTGCTCTATCGGTAAGCGACGCCTGGAAAAGGCGATTGCGGAATATGGGAAGCCTGTGCAAGTGCGATGGCATCCGTATCAGCTCAACCCGCAGATGCCGCGCGAAGGAATTCGTCGTCAGGAATACCGCCAGAAGAAGTTCGGCAGCCTGCAGCGATCTCAGGAACTGGATGCGCAGGTGATTGCGGCAGGGAGAGAGGTAGGAATCGTCTTTGACTTCGATTCCATCGAGACGACTCCGAACACGCAGGACGCTCACCGGTTAATCTGGCTGGCCGAGCAGGAAGGGATCCAGGATGCGGTAGTCGAGGGTCTGTTTCGTGCATATTTCACTCAAGGACGAAACATCAGTGTGCAGGCTGTGATTTTGGATGTGGTGGCCGAGGCGGGATTGGACCGCATCAAGGCAGAAGGCGTTCTGAAGGGCCAGCAGGGACTCGATGTGATCTTGCAGGCGGGTGAGCAGGCAAGGCGACTCCATGTGAACGGAGTTCCTTGTTTCATCATCAGCAAACGTGTGATGGTTTCCGGGGCACAGTCACCGGAAGCTTTTCTGGACGCATTTCAGCAGGCAGGTGCTGACGACTGA
- a CDS encoding DUF1552 domain-containing protein, producing the protein MKRDPISRRTVLKGMSTAIALPWLEIMGPLSSWAEEASVTKTAPNRMAFVYVPNGKNMADWTPAAEGSSFDLTPILEPLAPVKDDLLVLTGLTADGARAHGDGGGDHARALASFLTGAHPVKTDGTDIRNGISVDQVAASRIGDQTRLPSLEIGCEAGAMAGNCDSGYSCVYSSTMSWRSATQPNPKEVNPKLVFERLFGSGAGADRAKRDQLRKSILDYVRDDTRELAGKLGRNDQRKLDEYFSSIRDIEQRIARAASLPEVKTPDYPVPAGVPGDFQEHVRLMCDLMVLAFQTDLTRVCSFVLTNEGSNKAYPFIGVPEGHHELSHHGNDAKKKEKIRDINKFHVTQFSYLLQKLKSIPEGDGTLLDHCMIAYGSANSDGNAHNHDDLPVLLAGKGGGTIQTGRHIRYPNETPISNLWLSMLERMDVKVPFLGDSTGALHNLMS; encoded by the coding sequence ATGAAACGAGATCCCATTTCGCGACGAACCGTCTTGAAGGGCATGAGCACCGCGATTGCCTTGCCCTGGCTGGAGATCATGGGACCCCTGTCGTCCTGGGCAGAAGAAGCTTCGGTAACGAAGACGGCACCCAACCGGATGGCGTTTGTGTACGTTCCCAACGGAAAAAACATGGCGGATTGGACGCCAGCCGCGGAAGGATCAAGTTTCGATCTCACACCAATTCTCGAACCACTCGCACCAGTCAAAGATGATCTGCTGGTCCTGACCGGTTTGACGGCCGATGGTGCCCGGGCTCATGGCGACGGCGGTGGAGACCACGCACGGGCTCTTGCCTCCTTCCTGACAGGTGCCCATCCCGTGAAAACGGACGGAACCGATATCCGTAATGGTATCTCGGTGGACCAGGTTGCCGCTTCACGCATCGGTGATCAGACCCGTTTGCCCTCGCTTGAAATCGGCTGCGAAGCAGGTGCCATGGCCGGTAACTGCGACTCGGGCTACAGCTGCGTCTACTCATCCACGATGTCCTGGCGCTCCGCCACGCAGCCCAACCCCAAGGAAGTGAATCCCAAGCTGGTATTCGAACGGCTGTTCGGTTCCGGTGCTGGTGCTGATCGAGCCAAGCGCGATCAGCTTCGTAAAAGTATTCTCGACTACGTCCGCGACGACACTCGAGAACTGGCCGGAAAACTTGGCCGCAACGATCAGCGGAAGCTCGATGAATACTTCAGCTCAATCCGTGACATTGAACAGCGAATCGCACGCGCGGCGTCGTTGCCGGAAGTCAAAACGCCGGACTATCCAGTACCCGCTGGAGTTCCCGGCGACTTCCAGGAACACGTGCGTCTGATGTGCGATCTGATGGTCCTCGCCTTCCAGACAGATCTGACCCGTGTTTGCTCGTTCGTGCTGACCAACGAAGGAAGCAACAAGGCCTATCCATTCATCGGGGTCCCCGAAGGACATCACGAGCTGTCACACCACGGGAACGATGCCAAGAAGAAGGAAAAGATTCGCGACATCAACAAGTTCCATGTCACACAGTTCTCGTACCTGCTTCAGAAATTGAAATCGATTCCGGAAGGCGATGGGACGCTGCTGGATCACTGTATGATTGCGTACGGCAGTGCCAACTCTGACGGCAACGCCCATAACCATGACGATCTTCCTGTGCTGCTGGCAGGTAAAGGTGGTGGTACGATCCAGACCGGACGTCACATCCGCTATCCGAACGAGACCCCCATCAGCAACCTGTGGCTCTCGATGCTCGAACGGATGGACGTCAAGGTTCCATTCCTGGGCGACAGCACGGGGGCTCTTCATAATCTGATGAGTTGA
- a CDS encoding pyridoxal phosphate-dependent aminotransferase, with product MGLAQRVQYFSESVIREMTRLAAKYDAINLGQGMPDFDAPAEVKEAACRAIHDGYNQYAITWGAPPLRRAIAEKARRFNGIDCDPDTNITVCCGATECMMATMMALVDPGDEVIIFQPFYENYGPDALLTGAKPVWVHLNPPDWSFDADELRKAFGPKTRAIIVNTPNNPTGHVFSRAELDLIASLCIEHDAYALADEIYEYINYSDKPHLSIATLPGMQDRTVTISGLSKTFSITGWRLGYCIAPAELTNGIRKAHDFLTVGAPHPLQMAGAAAMALPDSYYQYLKDGYRQRKDLFLPYLREAGFQFNDVEGAYYVMTDISRFGATNDTEFVNWMIREIGVSAVPGSSFYRPSERGHTQVRFMFAKKDETLKAAGERLLRIRDRLKASAPTWLAK from the coding sequence GTGGGTCTGGCACAACGGGTTCAATACTTCAGTGAGTCTGTCATTCGTGAGATGACGCGACTGGCAGCAAAATACGATGCAATTAACCTCGGTCAGGGAATGCCCGACTTCGACGCTCCAGCGGAAGTCAAAGAGGCAGCCTGCCGCGCGATCCACGACGGCTACAACCAATACGCCATCACTTGGGGTGCGCCGCCATTGCGACGTGCCATCGCGGAAAAGGCCCGGCGATTCAATGGAATCGATTGCGATCCGGATACCAACATCACCGTTTGCTGCGGTGCCACCGAATGTATGATGGCAACGATGATGGCACTGGTCGATCCCGGCGACGAAGTCATCATCTTTCAGCCGTTCTATGAAAACTACGGTCCGGATGCGCTGCTGACCGGGGCCAAACCGGTCTGGGTCCACCTCAATCCACCCGACTGGAGCTTCGATGCGGACGAGTTGCGCAAAGCGTTTGGACCAAAGACACGGGCCATCATCGTGAACACGCCCAACAATCCAACCGGACACGTTTTCTCACGTGCTGAACTCGATCTGATTGCGTCTTTGTGCATTGAGCATGATGCATACGCCCTGGCGGATGAAATTTATGAGTACATTAACTACTCCGACAAGCCTCATCTGAGCATTGCGACCTTGCCCGGGATGCAGGACCGAACTGTGACCATCAGCGGGCTGTCGAAGACTTTCAGCATCACCGGCTGGAGGCTGGGGTACTGCATCGCCCCTGCTGAACTGACCAACGGAATTCGTAAAGCGCACGACTTTCTGACGGTGGGAGCGCCCCATCCACTGCAGATGGCCGGTGCAGCGGCGATGGCACTCCCGGATTCTTATTACCAGTATCTGAAAGACGGCTACCGTCAACGGAAGGACCTGTTTCTCCCTTATCTGCGAGAAGCGGGATTCCAGTTCAATGACGTCGAAGGGGCCTACTACGTCATGACGGATATCTCGCGATTTGGAGCCACCAACGACACCGAGTTTGTGAACTGGATGATCCGCGAAATCGGTGTGTCGGCGGTACCGGGCAGCAGCTTCTACCGGCCAAGTGAACGGGGTCATACTCAGGTCCGGTTCATGTTTGCCAAGAAGGATGAAACACTGAAAGCGGCTGGGGAACGATTACTTCGTATCCGCGATCGTCTGAAAGCGAGTGCACCCACCTGGCTTGCAAAGTGA
- a CDS encoding DUF1592 domain-containing protein: MKYIPLPSAFFLTLAFLLAVAGNDLARVLAQETPPPATSFQESVVAFVAKHCVECHGEKDPNADLNLAFDNDPHVLTKRRVVWENVIDMVVNGTMPPSDKPRPEQDEIDQFVEVVRDLFNEADLRAKPDPGRVTVRRLNRTEYNHTVRDLVFIDFNPAEDFPSDDIGHGFDNIGDVLTMSPVLMERYLAAAESIVQKAILVGEPPKPPKRRTAATFFQSTKKEEFREVGVRSLEMNGKLSITHKLPVDGEYKLRFRGWGRQIGDEPVKAAFQIDDNSFETVEVKATGVDKDKVIYEAKPIQVSAGEHKISIAFLNEFTDPAAEKPEEGQRTLFVEWSEFEGPLDMVPTSHRRLLATNPELPKADQAREILNRFATRAYRRPATTEEVDRLVALALHSLDEGLSWEEAMQRSFMAVLVSPKFLFRLELDDRPDSPEPRPLDEYQLASRMSYFLWSSMPDQELFDLASRGELTANIEPQVRRMLQDPKSDSLVENFAMQWLQLRRLKTVAPDMKQFPTFNDQLKAAMLKETELFFQAIIHEDRSINDLIDADFTFLNRPLARHYGLESIMPERPEGQPRRRGGNSEFVRVTLPDKLRGGLLTQASVLTVTSNPTRTSPVKRGRWILEQILGAPPPPPPPNVPELPEGEHAELSGSLRQRLEQHRANPACANCHAKMDPLGFAFENYNAIGGFREKDGEFPIETAGVLPGGKSFNGPAELKAILVEQQAKVGRNLIEKLMTYGLGRGLEYYDRRSVVKIQEALEKDNRFSTIVIEIVKSDPFRMRRGSDPVAQD; the protein is encoded by the coding sequence ATGAAATACATTCCTCTACCGTCGGCATTCTTCCTCACACTGGCATTCCTGCTGGCTGTGGCCGGGAACGATTTGGCACGCGTCCTCGCTCAGGAAACGCCTCCTCCTGCCACTTCATTTCAGGAGAGTGTTGTTGCCTTTGTGGCAAAGCACTGTGTTGAATGTCACGGCGAAAAGGACCCCAACGCCGATCTGAACCTTGCGTTCGACAATGATCCGCACGTGCTCACCAAACGTCGTGTTGTGTGGGAAAACGTGATCGACATGGTCGTCAACGGCACCATGCCGCCGTCGGATAAACCTCGCCCGGAACAGGACGAGATTGATCAGTTTGTCGAGGTCGTACGGGATCTGTTTAATGAAGCCGATTTGCGGGCAAAACCGGACCCCGGCCGCGTGACCGTCCGGCGGTTGAATCGGACGGAGTATAACCACACCGTTCGCGATCTGGTTTTTATCGATTTCAATCCTGCTGAAGATTTTCCGTCCGACGACATCGGTCACGGCTTCGACAATATTGGTGACGTCTTGACCATGTCGCCCGTACTGATGGAACGATATCTGGCTGCGGCCGAGTCGATCGTTCAAAAAGCGATTCTTGTTGGCGAACCACCCAAACCGCCCAAGCGACGAACGGCAGCCACCTTCTTTCAATCCACGAAGAAAGAAGAGTTCCGCGAAGTCGGGGTCCGAAGTCTCGAGATGAATGGCAAGCTGTCGATCACACACAAATTGCCCGTCGACGGCGAGTACAAGCTCCGTTTCCGTGGCTGGGGACGTCAGATCGGTGACGAGCCCGTCAAAGCGGCATTCCAGATCGACGACAATTCCTTCGAAACTGTCGAAGTGAAAGCAACAGGGGTCGACAAGGACAAGGTCATTTACGAGGCCAAACCGATCCAGGTCTCTGCGGGTGAACATAAGATCTCAATCGCCTTCTTGAACGAGTTCACCGACCCCGCTGCGGAGAAACCGGAAGAAGGACAGAGGACACTCTTCGTTGAATGGTCCGAGTTCGAAGGACCACTCGACATGGTGCCAACTTCTCATCGGCGATTGCTGGCGACCAATCCGGAACTTCCGAAGGCCGATCAGGCACGAGAGATCCTCAACCGATTCGCCACCCGCGCGTACCGACGTCCTGCAACAACGGAGGAAGTCGATCGTCTTGTTGCATTGGCGCTCCATTCTCTGGACGAAGGTTTGAGCTGGGAGGAGGCCATGCAGCGGTCGTTCATGGCTGTGCTCGTTTCGCCCAAGTTTCTTTTCCGACTCGAACTTGATGACCGTCCTGACAGCCCCGAGCCCCGTCCACTGGACGAGTACCAGCTTGCATCACGGATGTCATACTTCCTGTGGAGTTCGATGCCAGACCAGGAGCTTTTCGATCTGGCGAGCCGCGGCGAACTGACCGCGAATATCGAACCTCAGGTTCGGAGAATGCTTCAGGATCCGAAGTCAGATTCTCTGGTGGAAAACTTCGCCATGCAGTGGCTGCAACTGCGGCGTCTGAAAACTGTCGCACCGGATATGAAGCAGTTTCCGACGTTCAACGATCAGCTGAAAGCAGCCATGCTGAAAGAAACGGAACTGTTTTTCCAGGCGATCATTCACGAAGACCGCAGCATCAACGATCTCATCGACGCTGACTTCACGTTCCTGAACAGACCGCTGGCCCGGCACTACGGGCTCGAATCGATCATGCCCGAACGTCCTGAAGGACAACCTCGTCGACGCGGAGGCAACTCCGAGTTTGTGCGTGTAACGCTACCCGACAAACTTCGCGGGGGGCTTCTGACGCAGGCCAGCGTGCTGACCGTGACGTCGAATCCGACACGGACCTCACCCGTGAAACGGGGACGGTGGATTCTTGAGCAGATTCTCGGGGCCCCCCCTCCTCCTCCACCGCCGAACGTTCCTGAACTGCCTGAAGGTGAACATGCCGAACTGTCAGGTTCCTTGCGGCAGCGGTTGGAGCAGCATCGGGCCAATCCGGCATGTGCCAACTGCCACGCCAAAATGGACCCGCTGGGCTTTGCCTTCGAGAACTATAATGCAATCGGAGGATTCCGAGAAAAAGACGGGGAATTCCCAATTGAAACCGCTGGAGTTTTGCCAGGCGGCAAATCTTTCAACGGCCCGGCCGAATTGAAGGCGATTCTTGTCGAGCAGCAGGCCAAAGTGGGACGAAACCTCATAGAAAAGCTGATGACTTATGGATTGGGACGCGGACTGGAATATTATGACCGTAGATCCGTTGTCAAAATTCAGGAAGCGTTGGAGAAAGATAATCGGTTCTCCACAATCGTGATTGAAATAGTGAAAAGCGATCCCTTCCGAATGCGGCGGGGTAGCGATCCGGTGGCGCAAGATTGA
- a CDS encoding DUF1501 domain-containing protein, with protein MISLESRSTSSRSSVTRRELMRIGGIGACGLSLSHLMPQGTALAREGLQDQIRASAGRAKSCIVLFLMGGPPQHSTWDPKPDAPQEVRGQIGSIPTIVPGVHYGELMPKLAMRADRLAVLRAVSTNDNAHSSSGYYMLTGRPHAPMNAENVNPGAPNDWPNWGALLQRLSPPACGLPTSVRLPHHIFNTDGSTWPGQDGGMLGRPADPWLFRCAPASPDYRIAEFQLPEDISLGRLSLRRDLVRTIERPLSAANEVSIAKAFGEQQQRAYDVLSSATSRGAFDLSSESVETRLRYGTTQFGQSCLLARRLIEADVKLVQVNWYRSPDEPTDNPCWDSHTNETHRLKNVLIPPTDDAVSALLDDLADRGLLEETLVVCMSEFGRSPRMNLSGGRDHWGAVFSIALAGGGIQGGTVYGASDEIGAFPKSGRVGPEDLTATILHCLGIAPETLFHDLQGRPHAVTNGQVIQSILA; from the coding sequence ATGATCAGCCTTGAGTCACGGTCGACCAGTTCCCGCTCATCCGTCACGCGGAGGGAACTGATGCGCATCGGAGGCATCGGTGCATGCGGCCTGTCCCTGTCTCACCTGATGCCGCAGGGGACTGCTCTTGCGCGAGAAGGGTTGCAAGACCAGATTCGCGCCTCAGCCGGTCGGGCGAAGTCCTGCATTGTCCTCTTTCTCATGGGCGGCCCTCCGCAGCATTCCACCTGGGATCCCAAACCGGATGCTCCCCAGGAAGTGCGGGGGCAGATTGGATCGATTCCCACCATTGTTCCCGGGGTTCACTACGGCGAACTGATGCCGAAGCTGGCGATGCGAGCCGATCGACTGGCGGTGTTGCGCGCGGTTTCGACCAATGACAATGCCCATTCGTCGAGCGGCTACTACATGCTGACCGGACGGCCTCACGCCCCGATGAATGCAGAAAATGTCAACCCGGGGGCTCCTAACGACTGGCCAAATTGGGGAGCTCTCCTCCAGCGGTTATCCCCCCCTGCATGCGGATTGCCCACTTCCGTTCGCCTGCCTCACCACATCTTCAACACGGACGGATCAACCTGGCCAGGCCAGGACGGAGGAATGCTCGGCCGCCCCGCCGATCCCTGGTTGTTCCGCTGTGCCCCGGCGTCACCGGACTACCGGATTGCCGAGTTTCAACTCCCTGAGGACATTTCACTGGGGCGTCTCTCGCTTCGTCGCGATCTCGTCCGCACGATTGAACGTCCCCTGTCTGCTGCGAATGAAGTCAGCATCGCGAAAGCTTTTGGTGAACAGCAGCAGCGAGCCTATGATGTCCTTTCATCGGCGACGTCTCGGGGCGCTTTCGACCTGAGTTCCGAGTCTGTCGAAACCCGGTTACGTTACGGGACGACTCAGTTTGGACAGAGTTGCCTGCTGGCCCGGCGACTGATCGAAGCTGACGTCAAACTGGTCCAGGTCAACTGGTACCGGAGCCCTGACGAACCAACAGACAATCCCTGCTGGGACTCGCATACCAATGAGACGCACCGACTAAAAAATGTGCTGATCCCTCCTACGGATGACGCGGTTTCAGCATTGCTTGATGATCTGGCAGATCGTGGACTGCTCGAGGAAACGCTCGTCGTCTGCATGTCAGAATTCGGACGCAGTCCCCGTATGAATCTTTCCGGAGGTCGCGACCACTGGGGTGCCGTCTTCTCGATCGCACTCGCCGGCGGGGGAATTCAGGGGGGAACCGTCTACGGGGCGTCAGACGAGATTGGAGCCTTCCCGAAGTCAGGACGCGTCGGTCCCGAAGACTTGACCGCAACAATCCTCCACTGCCTGGGAATCGCGCCCGAAACCCTGTTCCATGACCTGCAGGGACGGCCCCATGCCGTGACCAACGGACAAGTGATCCAATCGATCCTCGCCTAA
- a CDS encoding DUF3500 domain-containing protein — translation MLKPEPSSAESPSAEEDLIVGRRTFLQSVGGAVVTGAAAAAGLSPKFSWAAPTPKSAAETCVAQLYQSLSKAQKEVLVFPFEHELRKRISANWHITKPIIRDDFYTDAQRKLVTEIVRNVTSPDGFERLEKQTEYDDGGFGGYSIALFGNPESGPFQFELTGRHLTLRADGDSVDKVAFGGPIIYGHGEEDPDQNLFLYQTKQVNEVFKALDPKQAEAAIITKAPSEAAVALQGPGKTYPGIAYTALTRDQQELVEKTLKVLLAPYRQEDVDEVFAILKATGGMEQLHFAFYQEGDLLNDRVWDIWRVEGPSLVWHFRGAPHVHAYINIGIVG, via the coding sequence ATGCTTAAACCCGAACCTTCGTCTGCTGAATCCCCATCTGCGGAAGAAGACTTGATCGTTGGTCGACGGACCTTTCTCCAATCGGTTGGCGGTGCCGTCGTCACGGGGGCCGCGGCTGCTGCCGGACTGTCTCCCAAATTCAGTTGGGCCGCACCGACTCCTAAAAGCGCTGCAGAGACCTGCGTGGCGCAGCTCTATCAATCCTTGTCGAAAGCTCAAAAGGAAGTTCTGGTCTTTCCCTTCGAGCACGAACTGCGCAAGCGCATCAGTGCGAACTGGCACATCACCAAGCCGATTATCCGTGACGATTTCTATACCGACGCTCAGCGGAAGCTCGTCACGGAAATTGTCCGCAACGTGACCAGTCCCGATGGATTCGAGCGTCTGGAAAAACAGACGGAATATGACGATGGCGGGTTTGGTGGATACAGCATCGCCCTATTCGGAAATCCTGAATCGGGACCATTCCAGTTTGAACTGACTGGTCGTCACCTGACTCTGCGAGCAGACGGCGACAGCGTCGATAAGGTCGCGTTTGGCGGCCCGATTATTTACGGCCACGGCGAAGAAGATCCTGATCAGAACCTGTTCCTCTATCAGACCAAGCAGGTCAACGAAGTCTTCAAAGCGCTCGACCCAAAACAGGCCGAAGCAGCCATCATTACGAAGGCTCCCAGCGAAGCGGCTGTCGCTCTTCAAGGACCGGGCAAGACCTACCCCGGGATCGCCTATACAGCTCTTACCAGGGACCAGCAAGAGCTAGTCGAGAAGACGCTGAAAGTCCTGCTGGCTCCTTACCGTCAGGAAGACGTTGATGAAGTCTTCGCCATCCTGAAAGCGACGGGGGGAATGGAACAACTCCACTTCGCCTTCTACCAGGAAGGTGATCTGTTGAACGATCGAGTCTGGGACATCTGGCGCGTCGAAGGGCCGTCACTGGTCTGGCACTTCCGCGGAGCCCCCCACGTCCATGCCTACATCAACATTGGCATCGTCGGGTAA
- a CDS encoding DUF1643 domain-containing protein: protein MVPFIPAADLKDKFGIFGHFYSVEVTPTFFVECRSVLEIIATELVPKQLSLISNRKPDAVFVMMNPGSSRPLVEVDNRIHAEAIEDLAISLVPTKPDTTQYQVMRLMHYCDWRHVRVLNLSDLRCSKSVEFFKQFRQLEALHSFDAHSLFSSRRKRELTSKLTRERTIPIVCAWGLGAELDPLIERCQSTFDKSRIVRGLVQEGTTHRFLHPLPSLQRQKLLWVNQMVEQLRSDSMQVDVR from the coding sequence ATGGTTCCGTTCATTCCCGCAGCAGACTTGAAAGACAAGTTCGGTATCTTCGGTCATTTCTACTCGGTGGAAGTCACCCCAACGTTCTTCGTCGAATGCCGCAGCGTGCTCGAAATTATCGCCACGGAGCTGGTACCGAAACAGTTGTCGTTGATTTCGAACCGAAAGCCTGACGCTGTTTTTGTCATGATGAACCCCGGTTCGTCCCGTCCACTGGTCGAAGTGGACAATCGTATTCACGCCGAAGCCATCGAAGACCTCGCCATTTCTCTGGTTCCTACCAAGCCTGACACGACTCAGTATCAGGTGATGCGGCTGATGCACTATTGCGACTGGCGACACGTCCGGGTGCTGAACCTCTCTGATCTGCGGTGTTCCAAGAGTGTCGAATTCTTCAAGCAATTCCGGCAACTGGAAGCTTTGCACTCTTTTGATGCCCATTCGTTGTTTTCCAGCCGCAGGAAACGAGAGCTGACGTCAAAACTGACCCGGGAGCGCACGATTCCCATCGTCTGTGCCTGGGGACTGGGAGCGGAACTCGACCCGCTGATTGAACGCTGTCAGTCGACGTTCGACAAATCGAGAATCGTCCGAGGGTTGGTGCAGGAAGGGACGACTCACCGATTCCTGCACCCGCTCCCTTCGCTTCAACGTCAAAAGCTGTTGTGGGTCAATCAAATGGTCGAGCAATTGCGAAGTGACTCGATGCAGGTCGACGTGCGCTGA
- a CDS encoding sulfatase: MPNCLPHHSLENGHGTSNRSYLVAVTLITLIGLLLHPALASAAKPNVLFIAIDDQNDWIGVLGGHPLAKTPNIDRLAERGTTFLNAHCQAPLCNPSRASLLTGLRPTTTGIYGLVPSFRAVDAWKDRVTLPQHFRQNGYRTLTTGKIFHGDIRPVEGRQPEFETMGPGSSIGPLPPRKLIGPTPMGDHPLMDWGVFPHRDEDKGDYQITSWTVEQIRSAPKDQPFFLATGFFLPHVPCYVTQKWFDLFPDDDRILPLIKPDDRKDTPRFSWYLHWKLPEPRWRWVDENHQGRNLVRSYLACTSFVDSQIGRLIDTIDEAGLRGNTVIVLWSDHGWHLGEKGITGKNSLWERSTRVPLIFAGPGVRPASRCHQPAELLDMYPTLLELCGLPSRRDLEGISLVPQLKDPETKRERPAITSHNQGNHAVRSERWRYIRYADGSEELYDMKHDPREWRNLAHQPEVAQTITDHRKWLPQKDVSPAPGSAHRILTYDRTADEATWEGTSIQRSSLIPE; this comes from the coding sequence ATGCCAAACTGTCTCCCCCACCACTCACTCGAGAACGGCCACGGGACGTCTAACCGATCGTATCTCGTGGCAGTCACCCTCATCACCCTGATCGGTTTACTGCTTCATCCCGCTCTCGCTTCTGCCGCGAAGCCCAATGTCCTGTTTATTGCCATCGACGACCAGAACGACTGGATCGGCGTTCTCGGTGGGCACCCCCTGGCGAAGACGCCGAACATCGATCGACTCGCCGAACGCGGGACGACGTTCCTTAATGCTCATTGCCAGGCTCCGCTCTGTAATCCCTCCCGCGCAAGTCTCCTGACCGGTCTCAGGCCCACGACGACGGGCATCTACGGACTCGTCCCTTCCTTCCGAGCCGTCGATGCCTGGAAAGATCGAGTGACCCTACCGCAACACTTCCGGCAAAACGGCTACCGAACACTCACGACGGGGAAAATTTTCCACGGAGATATCCGACCGGTGGAAGGTCGACAGCCAGAATTTGAAACGATGGGTCCTGGCAGCTCAATCGGGCCGCTGCCTCCGAGGAAGTTAATCGGCCCCACGCCCATGGGGGATCACCCGCTCATGGACTGGGGGGTCTTCCCGCATCGAGACGAAGATAAAGGTGACTACCAGATTACGAGTTGGACCGTCGAGCAGATTCGATCTGCCCCGAAGGATCAGCCATTTTTCCTGGCGACCGGTTTCTTTCTGCCGCACGTACCCTGCTACGTCACTCAAAAGTGGTTTGACCTCTTTCCCGACGACGATCGGATTCTCCCTCTGATTAAACCCGACGACCGGAAGGATACCCCGCGTTTTTCCTGGTATCTGCACTGGAAGCTGCCGGAACCTCGATGGAGATGGGTTGATGAAAATCATCAGGGGAGAAACCTGGTCCGCTCGTATCTGGCATGCACCAGTTTCGTCGACTCACAGATTGGTCGTCTGATCGATACGATCGATGAAGCGGGGTTGCGCGGTAATACCGTAATCGTGCTATGGAGTGACCACGGCTGGCATCTGGGTGAGAAAGGGATCACGGGAAAGAACTCGCTGTGGGAGCGCAGCACGCGCGTTCCGCTGATCTTCGCTGGACCGGGCGTTCGTCCCGCCAGTCGCTGTCATCAGCCAGCCGAATTGCTCGACATGTATCCGACGCTGCTTGAACTGTGCGGACTCCCTTCGCGCCGTGACCTGGAAGGGATCAGTCTGGTTCCTCAACTGAAAGATCCCGAGACAAAACGGGAACGACCCGCCATCACATCACACAATCAGGGAAACCACGCCGTTCGCAGTGAGCGGTGGCGGTACATCCGCTACGCCGATGGCAGTGAAGAACTCTACGACATGAAGCATGACCCCAGGGAATGGCGTAATCTGGCACATCAGCCCGAAGTCGCTCAGACCATCACGGATCACCGCAAGTGGCTCCCTCAAAAAGATGTATCCCCCGCGCCCGGGAGTGCCCATCGAATCCTGACTTACGACCGCACGGCAGACGAGGCCACTTGGGAAGGGACCTCGATCCAACGGAGTTCCTTGATACCGGAATAG
- a CDS encoding GlsB/YeaQ/YmgE family stress response membrane protein — translation MWDFISWMVIGLVAGLLARALVPGEQPMGLFFTMILGMVGSIVGGFISSAVFNYRVGDPEVHAGGLFIATGGAMLMLIIYLSMTRGNRGITPRP, via the coding sequence ATGTGGGACTTTATTTCTTGGATGGTGATTGGCTTGGTGGCAGGACTCCTGGCTCGAGCACTCGTTCCGGGTGAGCAACCGATGGGGCTCTTCTTTACGATGATCCTCGGGATGGTCGGGTCGATTGTCGGTGGGTTCATCTCATCGGCGGTGTTCAATTATCGAGTCGGTGACCCCGAAGTGCACGCAGGGGGGCTTTTCATTGCGACCGGGGGCGCAATGCTGATGCTGATCATTTACCTCAGCATGACGCGCGGCAATCGCGGGATTACTCCTCGCCCTTAA